One window from the genome of Streptomyces sp. WZ-12 encodes:
- a CDS encoding phospholipase D-like domain-containing protein, translating into MPATAHAASPFSLVILPDQKEGPIYDFVNSAKKSIDVTIYELRDTTLVNDLVKKQKAGVKVRVVFDSQHASIDGAAYKALSAAGAGVTYSSSDYVYTHQKTITVDGVKSYISTGNFDTKYYATSRDYGVFDTDKADVNAIEKVFDADFAKTSVTPSDGTDLVWSPTDSQSHLLALIKGAKHSLDVQQEEFGDAALVKAVVADAKRGVTVRVVAENQRSKYSKQLKKVTAAGGKVKTYSSSTGYYIHAKAIVSDYGTSAAKVFAGSENFSSNSLNHNRELGLIVSDTAVINGIEKAFTADFEKGSGRA; encoded by the coding sequence GGCCCGATCTACGACTTCGTCAACTCGGCGAAGAAGTCGATCGACGTGACCATCTACGAGCTTCGTGACACCACGCTCGTCAACGACCTCGTCAAGAAGCAGAAAGCGGGCGTCAAGGTCCGCGTGGTGTTCGACTCCCAGCACGCGTCCATCGACGGCGCCGCCTACAAGGCGCTGTCCGCGGCCGGCGCCGGGGTGACGTACTCCTCCTCGGACTACGTCTACACGCACCAGAAGACGATCACCGTCGACGGCGTCAAGTCGTACATCAGCACCGGCAATTTCGACACGAAGTACTACGCGACCTCGCGTGACTACGGTGTCTTCGACACCGACAAGGCCGACGTCAATGCGATCGAGAAGGTCTTCGACGCCGACTTCGCGAAGACCTCCGTCACCCCGTCCGACGGCACCGACCTGGTCTGGTCGCCCACCGACTCGCAAAGCCATCTACTGGCCCTCATCAAGGGAGCGAAGCACTCCCTCGACGTCCAGCAGGAGGAGTTCGGCGACGCCGCATTGGTGAAAGCCGTCGTCGCGGACGCGAAGCGCGGCGTCACCGTTCGCGTCGTCGCGGAGAACCAGCGCTCGAAGTACAGCAAGCAGCTCAAGAAAGTCACCGCAGCGGGCGGCAAGGTGAAGACGTATTCGAGCTCCACCGGCTACTACATCCACGCCAAGGCCATCGTCTCCGACTACGGCACCTCCGCCGCCAAGGTGTTCGCCGGCTCGGAGAACTTCTCCTCCAACTCCCTCAACCACAACCGCGAACTCGGCCTCATCGTCAGCGACACCGCGGTCATCAACGGCATCGAAAAGGCATTCACCGCCGACTTCGAGAAGGGCTCCGGCCGGGCCTGA